ATCGCACCTGATCGAGCAACTCGGGTGGTGCATTGTACAGATGCTTCATGAGATACTCCAAGAAGAGTAACAGCCGCGACAGCAGCATCATCTGGCTGTTGCGAACTGTGCGATCCACGCCGATGCTTCGACAAACATCAGCACAGCGAATAACGCCGCCAGCTGTCAACAGCAATATGGACTTCTTTTGCATCAAGTTAAGCGAATGGAAGAGGAATAATAACAGCTGGGCGTGCTCAATATTGAGATCCTCAAAGTCCGTATCGCTGGCCGACGAAGATGTTGAGCAAACGCCCTCAACAAGCGTGTTGATCAAACGATGCCAAACCGATAAGCAAGCCGCTTCCTTTTCCTGCGTGGgcttcaataataaaatttgcacGAGCACCGACAACGTGCTGGGATAAACTTGTAGTGGCCAGCTATTGGTATCGGTGGACCACGGGGAGATCGACAAATGCTGCAAGAGATTCGATTGCAGCTGCTCCGACAGCAGCGATGTCGAGATCAAATTGTGTATATAGCGTCCAGCGGCGCCTGAGAAACGTATCATGGCTGTCTGCCAATTGGAGCAGTTAGCCTCCCCGCCTGCACCGCCAGTGTTGCCTCCGCCACTCTCCTGGCGCATAACATCGCGATCAAAGTCCTTGATAATGTTGGCCATCAGCAGCATCTGCTGATCACTGACGCCCGCCTTCACATAGCGTTGCATGTAAGCATGACGATTGGCCAGAAACTGATCGAGGAAACAAAATATATCCGCTGCCAGATCCAAGTACTCATGTGGTTCATCTAATTTTGGCACCAATGCCGACTTCTGATCACCGTTGCGCTCCTGCGCACAGTTGTTGGCATTATCGTCGTGTGTTTCTGGCGATAGTGTCTCCTTGAACCAATGTCCCAAGTAACTCTCGCTGTCATCCTCCTCCGAGTTGTCGGAACAGGACAACGAATCATTGAAGTATGTGGTTGAATCCGAGAAACTAATTGGCTCGCATTCGGTGCGATCTTTGGTATTGGCACGCTTCAACGTGCACGCCTTGCGATATGCCACAGTGGCCAAGAAGGTGAATAATTGATGCAGCGTTGCCGTGTTAGCACACGCACAATGCGCTGCAAGGCGCTGTAGTTTTGCAGTATATCAAATTGTGCTGGCTCCACATCGAGACTGCTGTTGGTGGCACTTGTTGAGCTGCCAGCGTTGCAGGCCGCCTCGATTTTCAGATCATCAATTAGCTCGGAAAGCAATTTAATGCTGTGATTGGCAATTGCGGCATTCAATTCGCCAAATCCTTGCTGCACCTTGAATAAATTCACTCGTGCAATGGGCGTGCTTGGCGCCGTTGTTTCACTTGTTGTTGAGGCTGCTTTGGCAGCtgtactgctgctgctactgcccGAGGCGCCCATGGCACCCTGTATGCCGCTGATGAGCAGCCAGGAGCCGTAGCATAGATGGTTCTGATAGACATGCATGCGTGCCGAGGCCTTAAACATCTCGCCAATGCTCGTGTAAATCTCTAGCGCCTTGTTGACAATGCTGCACGCTTGCTCCTCGAAATCATCGTGATCCTTACTGCCTCCTGCAGTTGTTTGACTGCTCGATGCAGCTGAAGATGTTGGCTGTTGTTTCTGTGAGCTGCCGCTGGCCTGGCTCATACTCAACACGCTGGCTGCTATCGAAGTCAATACGGCGTTGTACAAGGCTGCAATGCCGCACACCGACAGCTTCTCAATGCGACTGGGAGTCAAGGGTTGCAGCGCAATTAAAGAATGCGCTTGTGCCAATATCGAGAGATCGGTGAGCATGTGCGTCATGGCCGCTTTAACGCTGCTGGCCTCCACTTGGGTCAAAGGCAAATACAGCGTCTTGCCACCAACCACAGTTTCCTGGTATTTGGAGCGATACCGATTCAATATGGGTAATGCAACGCCCACATCGAGTAGCGTATCCACACCTTGCTGATCCCGAAAATATTCCACATTGGCTGCCAGCAATTGCTcctttcaaaaattaaattagttgtgGAATCaattacttttgcttttattactTACGGTGCAATCGCTGATCTCTTCGCTTAGTGGCACCCAGGTCATTTTGCCTGGCTCCAAAGGTGCCAATAGTTGTTGCAATATCACTGAAGAAAGATCGGACCGTGATCGTTTTATCTCAGATTTTGGTGAATCCTTTTCTGAGCCAGCTGCGCCACTTCCTCCGCTACTGACACctccactgctgctgctgctcttacTGTTGGACTCGGGGTGTTTGGCACTCTTGAGCACCGCAGCGACGCCATTGTAATCGAATTGTGCAGCCCCAGAGCCATTTGCAGCGTGTTCGCGGCCCTCGCATAGCATTTTGAGTGCCACCAGTAACCATTTGATTTCATAGACCGACACTTTCGGAAGGCGGAAAAGTATGAAGCGTATGAGAATCGCGCTCGCATCGTGCAACTGTGCGATTTGCGTCTGGCAAACtgtaaagaaagaaaaaacagatAAATCAAACATTCATCAGAAgtagcatatatgtatataaaaacaaataaaaccaaGTTGCCTCCTGAGTCATGCGTAAAATTGCATTCTCAAGcgtaaaaacaaattaataaacatatatacagTGAAAACTCCCTTAGACGGATATACCTATTAGTTGAACACCCTCTTAAGCGGATACTTAATCTTAACACACTAGCCGCgaaaaaaattctaaacaGTGAATTCCTCTTAAGCAGTTAACTTCGTTATgatgtaataaaaaatattctattaaACAAATGAAGGGTCTTGCATATCCAAAGAGTATACCCCAAGAAAGTATTCACTGTATTTCGTATTGTGgtgtaaaaaataaagcaagtGTATGACAAAATGTGGGATGAGGAGAGGAGTCAGGAGGGTTAGAGACTTACTTGACTTGATTTGCATGAGCTTATCGGCCGCCAGAGCCGCAAACGCGGTGTAAAATTGCGTGTAATTGCTTTCGTCATCGAAAAAATCATGTTCACTATAGAAATAGAAACGcacaaattaaagttttacACGAAATTCTCTTAGTTTCGTCACTTTTTTGCTGGGTCgccatatttaattttgcaagTCACCTTTGCAGGCAGGCAGccaagcagcagaaaaaaaatttaattttcaactgCGCCATTTGcgcattatttgcatttgcactcACCATCTGGTAATCGCTTTTAATatattgcatatttcatttttatttaaagcgCCTGTACGATTTGTTAATAGAGGTTTTACAACCGTATTCCAATCCGTACCTCCGCTGTGCGCCGACATTTTTGTAACTCTGATTTGACGTCGTCccttttttcacttttctgctctcttcttcttgttcgacttcgatttgcttttgctgcagcGAAATGTCAACGTTTCGCGTGCTTTGGTATTGGATTTAGCGGCTTGTTTGTTGTGGcgtattttctttgtttacgTATATGATGCAAAAATGAACGACAAATAATTTTCAGTGTCGAGTATTTTGTGTATGGTGTGGACACACCTTACACAAACAGCTGTCTAGTGTTGGTTAACTCTTTgcacaaattatatttttgggtTTACTGGTTTTTTGTAGGAAGGGGATAGTTACTgcaattagataaaattacaattcgtacaaaaaatatagaatttgtgATTACAATTACGTTAATAAATAGGCGTGGCACACTTTGCTATTGCCGAGTGTTGACATTTTTccacattattttttttttgcttcaatGAGGCAGCACTGTTTTTTGCGTCGCATGTGTTGATTTTAGTAGTTTGTTAGTGGAAGTCGGCGTGTGTAAAGCTACTAGCTTGAATTAAATCAAGATGCAATTCCATTTTAATGCGCCCGATCCAGATACCAGTGTATCAACATTATTTAGTAATCCACATTCTGTACTACAGCCGCAACAGCCAGCTACATTAATCGAACCAAAAGATGCACAACATGAGATCAAACTGCAGTAAGTGGAccacataaatattgaaaaatattttcgtaATTTTTCACTTGTTTTGCTGACAGAAACATTGTGGCCACCTTTTCGGTGAACTGTGAACTGGATCTGCAGACCATCAATTCACGCACTCGAAACTCGGAGTATTCCCCCAAACGCTTCCGTGGTGTCATCATGCGAATGCATTCGCCACGCTGCACTGCATTAATTTTTCGCACTGGCAAAGTGATTTGCACTGGAGCACGCAATGAAGTGGAAGCGGATCTGGGATCACGGAAGTTTGCCCGCATCATTCAGAAGCTGGGCTTTCCTGTGAAGTTCATGgaatacaaattacaaaacatGGTGGCCACCGTCGATCTGCGTTTTCCCATTCGTCTCGAGAACCTAAATCAGGTGCACGGACAGTTTAGTTCATATGAACCGGAGATGTTTCCGGGACTCATCTATCGGATGGTCAAACCACGTCTTGTGCTGCTCATCTTTGTCAACggcaaaattgttttcactGGTGCCAAATCACGCAAAGACATCATCGATTGTCTCGAAGCCATTTCACCAATTTTGCTAAGTTTTCGCAAGACGTAAAgcatgtattttgtttgcattttaagtCGTAGTTTAGCATATCTAGCATTTAACATACAATTTACAAATACCGTTGTAAGCTGCAGggacaaacaaataaactttacatatatttaaaaaaaaaaaaaaacaaatttttgtttttatttatcatattgCCAGTGTCTCCACATTATAATGGTGGCATATCTTAGCAAGCTGAGAAAGTTGTGGTAACACtggtttttaaaattattttattttgaaatgtaacttatataaacaaatacatttaaatttgattgaaatgaAACGACGAGTTTTACGATTCCCACAATCAGtgaacaatattttcaatttaacaaatttgaagaaaaactgcgaataatttttaaaaattcaagtgGATGAAAACATTtcgttaaattaatttattttcgattcTTTCGTTATATAGAAAacatacaatacaaatttcacatttcaagattcaattgttgtttttagcaTAAAGGAGGGACGGAGTACTCAGATTCGATAGATAACTATAGCTACACATATCTGGTATTTAGgtttataatatacaaaagcaATATCTAAACTGTTTTTGTCAGAATACAAATATACGTCATACAAAACTTATAAACTAATTAGATTCATTTGTTGCATTAAAACACATACTCAATGTATGTGCATTGGACGGTTGCTTTCAACGTTGTTATCTCAAACTAATCATTTTGATTATTTcgattatatatatgtatataagatatataaaaatttcatttgatatgCATGCTTTATccgaaaaaaatgtattcactATCGATTTCTAAAATCTAGTTAAAGGCAATTTGTGATTTGAATAAGAcacttttttcgtttttgatttcttttagCGGCACTTCAAGTGCTCCTCAATTCAAAGTTAAGGCAAAGACTCTTCTTCCAGTGGCAAATGACAaaagttacttaaaaaatacaaactgaactctaaaaatactatatacgcTATATAAATGTAGTTTGGATGCAGTAGCAGAGACGTAAGAAAATTAGTGGATACTATTTTTGTACATTACGAGATTGTATGATTACGGGCGAAactcaaaatataaaagccACGGGAGCACTAGAAAATGCCATCAGTTATTCTTGGACGGAATGCAATTTCgttagaaaaaataaaaaatataaacaaaaaaaaaccgaactAAAAAACTCAACACTCATATTCGAATAAACCTAAACGTgattagtgtgtgtgtgtgtttggttttgGACTGCTAGTGTACGGCTTCAAGTTGAGACTCTTCTAAGTAAATAGATGTAGTGTGTTGAGCACGAGATGTGTGCGACTGCGCAGCAGATAAATGAAGACGCTGAAGAACAGCAGCCAGACGGACATCGATGTACGCCAGCCAACGTTGTAGATGGAACAATAGGGACACTGTGAGCTGCCGCACACTTCGCAAATGTTAAGCAGATACGTGGGCAGCGCATCGAAGATGGATTCATTGAAGCGCTCTGTAAATTAAGAAGTTCTTTTTATAGGGTATTCAAAAGTTATGTATTTAAAGA
This window of the Drosophila albomicans strain 15112-1751.03 chromosome 2L, ASM965048v2, whole genome shotgun sequence genome carries:
- the LOC117565883 gene encoding TBP-related factor, encoding MQFHFNAPDPDTSVSTLFSNPHSVLQPQQPATLIEPKDAQHEIKLQNIVATFSVNCELDLQTINSRTRNSEYSPKRFRGVIMRMHSPRCTALIFRTGKVICTGARNEVEADLGSRKFARIIQKLGFPVKFMEYKLQNMVATVDLRFPIRLENLNQVHGQFSSYEPEMFPGLIYRMVKPRLVLLIFVNGKIVFTGAKSRKDIIDCLEAISPILLSFRKT